The following are encoded together in the Emcibacter sp. SYSU 3D8 genome:
- a CDS encoding FAD-dependent oxidoreductase codes for MKLLTPIQIGPIEVKNRVVSTAHAAFLEFFNPISSGERYMAYQERRAQGGAGMIIFTAMHVHESSQIPYHFVFDAETMAPKFRQISARLHKHGAKCISQLFHFGAQAKSDQHDDYHPLWSFSGTTTLEGEVTHKMTSDEIEEVIDAFCLAAKVATENGMDGVELHGTHGYLIQQSFSPFANQRDDKWGEDLYFVKTLAARVRDTIGRDKVMGFRISADDFIRPEDGGVGHARLCHIASQVIGTGLFDYLNHSEGAGGSHYARAIGSFRHKFGEYLPLTRNLREAIGGAVPLIGVSKIPTPDLAEQALQAGDCDMVGMTRAQIADPDLVNKVAGGQAHRVRTCTGSNQGCFDRASFGITCFQNPEVGEENRFKKLDVPIAQTKRVLVIGGGPAGMKAAEIASKRGHMVTLAEAGSRLGGRLNLVETAGDSKNLLSAVAWIEEELAGLDVRILMQTVVDEDFVRQFKPDAIILAAGAYTTDELPVPTDGSIQVLSSDDAAAGLFEGTKFELKGTTALMVDLRGNYETALVLESLARRGAKVTVAMPAPVFGHNLGASHADDFSRVVIPELGIRQLPSTSLTKISQGRVHLKNHVSGEELEEFFDFVVAGTPPKPKDGLCEALSKYAPTKVVGDAVAPRSAMLAFREGDRAGRTI; via the coding sequence ATGAAGCTGCTGACGCCGATTCAGATCGGCCCTATCGAGGTCAAGAACCGCGTCGTGTCCACGGCCCATGCCGCCTTTCTGGAGTTCTTCAACCCGATCTCCAGCGGGGAGCGTTATATGGCGTACCAGGAGCGACGGGCCCAGGGCGGCGCCGGCATGATCATCTTCACGGCCATGCATGTGCATGAGTCGAGCCAGATCCCATACCATTTCGTCTTCGACGCGGAGACCATGGCGCCGAAGTTCCGTCAGATATCGGCTCGCCTGCACAAACACGGTGCCAAGTGCATCTCGCAGCTGTTTCACTTCGGCGCGCAGGCCAAGTCAGACCAGCACGACGACTACCATCCACTATGGAGCTTCTCCGGCACCACGACCCTCGAGGGCGAGGTGACGCACAAGATGACCAGCGACGAGATCGAGGAGGTCATCGACGCATTCTGCCTGGCTGCCAAGGTTGCCACTGAGAACGGCATGGACGGCGTGGAACTCCATGGCACTCACGGCTATCTCATCCAGCAGTCTTTCAGCCCGTTCGCCAACCAGCGTGACGACAAGTGGGGCGAAGACCTGTACTTCGTGAAGACGCTGGCCGCTCGGGTGCGCGACACCATCGGACGTGACAAGGTCATGGGGTTTCGCATCTCGGCGGATGACTTCATCAGGCCGGAGGATGGCGGCGTCGGCCATGCACGGCTGTGCCATATTGCCTCCCAGGTTATCGGCACCGGCCTGTTCGACTATCTCAACCATTCCGAAGGCGCGGGCGGCTCACACTACGCGAGGGCCATCGGCTCATTCCGCCACAAGTTCGGTGAGTACCTGCCGCTGACGCGGAACCTGCGCGAGGCGATCGGCGGTGCCGTGCCGCTCATCGGCGTGAGCAAGATTCCGACCCCCGACCTGGCCGAGCAGGCCCTGCAAGCCGGCGACTGCGACATGGTCGGCATGACACGGGCACAGATTGCCGATCCGGATCTGGTCAACAAGGTGGCTGGCGGGCAGGCGCACCGTGTGCGGACTTGTACCGGCTCGAACCAGGGATGTTTCGACCGCGCATCGTTCGGCATCACCTGCTTCCAGAACCCCGAGGTGGGCGAAGAGAATCGCTTCAAGAAGCTCGACGTCCCTATCGCCCAGACCAAGCGCGTGCTTGTCATCGGCGGCGGACCGGCTGGCATGAAGGCCGCCGAGATCGCCTCGAAGCGCGGCCACATGGTGACGTTGGCGGAAGCGGGGTCGCGACTGGGCGGACGTCTCAATCTGGTCGAGACAGCCGGAGACTCGAAGAACCTGCTGAGTGCCGTTGCGTGGATCGAGGAAGAGTTGGCGGGGCTCGATGTAAGGATCCTGATGCAGACCGTGGTGGACGAGGACTTCGTCAGGCAGTTCAAACCCGATGCGATCATCCTCGCGGCGGGCGCCTACACAACCGACGAGTTGCCGGTGCCGACGGACGGGTCTATTCAGGTGCTGTCGTCGGATGATGCGGCAGCCGGCCTGTTCGAGGGCACGAAGTTCGAGTTGAAGGGAACGACCGCGCTGATGGTCGATCTACGCGGAAACTACGAGACCGCACTCGTGCTGGAATCGCTCGCGAGGCGAGGTGCCAAGGTAACGGTTGCGATGCCCGCACCGGTGTTCGGTCATAACCTCGGCGCGTCGCACGCAGACGATTTCAGCCGCGTTGTGATCCCTGAACTCGGTATCAGGCAGTTGCCTTCGACCAGTCTTACGAAGATCAGCCAAGGCCGCGTGCATCTTAAAAACCACGTATCCGGCGAGGAGCTTGAGGAGTTCTTCGACTTCGTCGTTGCGGGGACACCGCCTAAGCCCAAGGATGGCCTGTGCGAGGCGCTAAGCAAGTATGCACCGACGAAGGTTGTAGGCGATGCCGTGGCGCCCCGCAGTGCCATGTTGGCCTTCAGGGAAGGCGATCGGGCGGGGCGTACGATATGA
- a CDS encoding 50S ribosomal protein L11 methyltransferase encodes MTDIVSWQVHVEVPRSAVPVVEGYFGTLGADEASAVIMSFEIKGDQLWGVDVVVDEPVSGAFLSRGLNKALAEQGADAVKLTVTELAPVDWVAESLKHHQPVSAGRFYVYGSHHPEPALDRYAILIDAGMAFGTGQHETTAGCLRAIDALARTGTVRNPLDVGSGSGILAMAMAKAWPCRVLASDIDPEAVKVAIDNARDNGVGGRIDVLTAVGLHHPAIRERAPFDLITANILAKPLVQLAADLTAALAPGGTLVLSGFLRQQEAGVFAAYRHRGMRLLRRFPVGEWVTLVLGKA; translated from the coding sequence ATGACCGACATCGTTTCCTGGCAGGTGCATGTGGAGGTGCCGAGATCGGCCGTGCCTGTCGTCGAGGGCTATTTCGGGACGCTGGGCGCCGACGAGGCCTCTGCCGTCATCATGAGCTTCGAGATCAAGGGCGACCAGCTCTGGGGCGTCGACGTGGTTGTCGACGAGCCGGTGAGTGGCGCGTTTCTGAGCCGGGGGCTGAACAAGGCGCTCGCCGAACAGGGCGCCGACGCGGTCAAGCTGACCGTGACCGAACTGGCGCCGGTCGACTGGGTGGCCGAGTCCCTCAAGCACCACCAGCCGGTGAGCGCCGGACGCTTTTATGTTTATGGCAGCCACCATCCCGAGCCGGCGCTGGACCGCTACGCCATCCTGATCGACGCCGGCATGGCCTTCGGCACCGGCCAGCACGAGACCACGGCGGGCTGTCTGCGCGCCATCGACGCGCTCGCCCGCACCGGCACCGTCCGGAACCCGCTCGACGTGGGCTCGGGCAGCGGCATTCTCGCCATGGCCATGGCGAAGGCCTGGCCGTGCCGGGTGCTGGCCAGCGACATTGACCCCGAAGCGGTGAAGGTCGCCATCGACAATGCCCGCGACAACGGCGTGGGCGGGCGCATCGACGTGTTGACGGCGGTCGGCCTGCATCACCCCGCGATCCGCGAGCGCGCCCCATTCGACCTGATCACCGCCAATATCCTGGCCAAGCCGCTGGTGCAGCTGGCCGCCGACCTGACCGCCGCGCTGGCGCCGGGCGGCACGCTGGTGCTGTCAGGCTTCCTGCGGCAGCAGGAGGCAGGCGTGTTCGCCGCCTACCGCCACCGCGGCATGCGGCTGCTGCGCCGGTTCCCGGTGGGCGAATGGGTGACACTGGTGTTGGGGAAGGCGTAG
- a CDS encoding UvrD-helicase domain-containing protein: MSDPFDLDDFPVEPEPANRPGFGAEPPYLRGLNEPQRLAVTTLDGPVLLLAGAGTGKTTALTTRLAHIINSGKAWPGQVLAVTFTNRASREMQHRVAELIGQAVEGMPWLGTFHAVAARILRRHAELVGLRSNFTILDTDDQIRLIKQLLQAENIDDKRWPARVFASLVDGWKNRALGPDKIPNEDIYSFDGKGGLLYRQYQERLKTLNACDFGDLLLHNVTIFTQHPDVLGDYHRRFKYILVDEYQDTNVAQYLWLRLLAQKHHNICCVGDDDQSIYGWRGAEVGNILRFEKDFPGARIIRLEQNYRSTPHILGAASGLIAANAGRLGKTLWTEVDSGEKVKVTGVWDSEEEARTVGDTIEDLHRKGMHYNHMAVLVRAGFQTREFEERFMTIGVPYRVLGGLKFYERQEIRDALAYLRVVYQPDDDLAFERIVNVPKRGLGDVTIRAIHDLQRAQGVPMIVAAGMLAESEDQRAKARAALRDLVENFARWRKLLDSIPHVELAEMILDESGYTEMWQRDRSFEAPGRLDNLQELVRAMEPFENMGGYLEHVSLATSVDEMADDDKVNVMTLHAAKGLEFRAVFLPGWEEGLFPSQRTLDESGNAGLEEERRLAYVGITRARERAFISAAANRRIYNQYQSSLPSRFIEELPETHVERDAAPGLYQGNRFDYQGYNAYGGGVSRSSGMGASGAGGGFSGGGDYRSLGERRAASQRAQTTIIAKADKIMVSETAPSHFAVGERVFHQKFGYGSVIDVEGNKLEIEFEKAGIKRVLDSFVEPAP, from the coding sequence ATGTCAGACCCCTTCGATCTCGACGATTTTCCGGTCGAACCGGAACCCGCGAACCGCCCCGGATTCGGCGCGGAACCGCCCTATCTGCGCGGCCTGAACGAGCCGCAGCGGCTGGCGGTGACCACGCTCGACGGCCCTGTGCTGCTGCTGGCGGGCGCCGGCACCGGCAAGACCACGGCGCTGACCACCCGGCTGGCCCACATCATCAACAGCGGCAAGGCCTGGCCCGGACAGGTGCTGGCGGTGACCTTCACCAACAGGGCCTCGCGCGAGATGCAGCACCGGGTGGCCGAACTGATCGGCCAGGCGGTCGAGGGCATGCCGTGGCTGGGCACGTTCCACGCGGTCGCCGCCCGCATCCTGCGCCGCCACGCCGAACTGGTGGGCTTGCGCTCGAACTTCACCATCCTCGATACCGACGACCAGATCCGGTTGATCAAGCAGCTGCTGCAGGCCGAGAACATCGACGACAAGCGCTGGCCGGCCCGGGTATTCGCCAGCCTGGTCGACGGCTGGAAGAACCGCGCCCTGGGACCGGACAAGATTCCCAACGAGGACATCTATTCGTTCGACGGCAAGGGCGGCCTGCTCTACCGGCAATACCAGGAGCGGCTGAAAACGCTGAACGCCTGCGATTTCGGCGATCTGCTGCTGCACAACGTCACCATCTTCACCCAGCACCCCGACGTGCTGGGCGACTATCACCGGCGCTTCAAATACATCCTGGTCGACGAATACCAGGACACCAACGTGGCCCAGTATCTGTGGCTGCGGCTGCTGGCTCAAAAGCACCACAACATCTGCTGCGTCGGCGACGACGACCAGAGCATCTATGGCTGGCGCGGCGCCGAGGTGGGCAACATCCTGCGCTTCGAGAAGGACTTTCCCGGCGCCAGGATCATCCGGCTGGAACAGAATTACCGGTCGACGCCGCATATTCTGGGCGCGGCATCGGGCCTGATCGCCGCCAATGCCGGCCGCCTGGGCAAGACCTTGTGGACCGAGGTCGACTCCGGCGAAAAGGTCAAGGTCACCGGCGTCTGGGACAGCGAGGAAGAGGCCAGGACCGTCGGCGACACCATCGAGGACCTGCACCGCAAGGGCATGCACTACAACCATATGGCGGTGCTGGTGCGCGCCGGCTTCCAGACCCGCGAGTTCGAGGAACGCTTCATGACTATCGGCGTCCCGTACCGGGTGCTGGGCGGCCTGAAGTTCTACGAGCGGCAGGAAATCAGGGACGCCCTCGCCTATCTGCGGGTGGTCTACCAGCCCGACGACGACCTGGCGTTCGAGCGCATCGTCAACGTGCCCAAGCGCGGCCTGGGCGACGTGACGATCCGCGCCATCCACGATCTCCAGCGGGCGCAGGGCGTGCCGATGATCGTCGCGGCCGGCATGCTGGCCGAAAGCGAGGACCAGCGCGCCAAGGCCCGCGCCGCGCTGCGCGACCTGGTCGAGAACTTTGCCCGCTGGCGCAAGCTGCTCGACAGCATTCCGCATGTGGAGCTGGCCGAGATGATCCTGGACGAGTCCGGCTACACCGAAATGTGGCAGCGCGATCGGTCGTTCGAGGCGCCGGGCCGGCTGGACAACCTTCAGGAACTGGTCCGCGCCATGGAGCCGTTCGAGAATATGGGCGGCTATCTGGAGCATGTCTCGCTGGCGACCAGCGTCGACGAGATGGCCGATGACGACAAGGTCAATGTCATGACCCTCCACGCCGCCAAGGGCCTGGAGTTCCGCGCCGTGTTCCTGCCGGGCTGGGAGGAAGGCCTGTTCCCCAGTCAGCGGACGCTGGACGAAAGCGGCAATGCCGGGCTGGAGGAAGAGCGGCGGCTTGCCTATGTGGGCATCACCCGCGCCCGCGAGCGCGCCTTCATCAGCGCCGCGGCCAACCGGCGCATCTACAACCAGTACCAGTCGTCGCTGCCGTCGCGGTTCATCGAGGAATTGCCCGAGACCCATGTGGAGCGCGATGCGGCGCCCGGCCTCTATCAGGGCAACCGGTTCGACTATCAGGGCTACAACGCCTATGGTGGCGGCGTCTCACGCTCGAGTGGGATGGGCGCGAGCGGCGCAGGCGGCGGATTCTCCGGAGGCGGCGACTACCGGTCGCTGGGCGAACGGCGAGCCGCATCCCAGCGGGCGCAGACCACGATCATCGCCAAGGCCGACAAGATCATGGTGAGCGAGACCGCGCCGTCGCACTTTGCCGTCGGCGAGCGGGTGTTCCACCAGAAGTTCGGCTATGGCAGCGTCATCGACGTGGAAGGCAACAAACTGGAAATCGAATTCGAGAAGGCGGGCATCAAGCGGGTGCTCGATTCCTTCGTGGAGCCCGCCCCATGA
- a CDS encoding AsmA family protein gives MLKKVLIVIAVVWGVVAAGLIVVPRLPSAIDYRSALIAQIEARTGRQAFIDGDVTMHLFPSPRITADEVRVANIDGAPSADVIRVRRAVFKVDRGSLLSRKLRVTGIELNQPKIYLDVLADGRRSWQFTPVKKPGKNRKVLFDAFTAKEATILYRKGDAQMMFNGDLSYDGTGDRPVLGASLVAGKIDLDPFLGPRDSGPEKARQGGKRWSQAPIDISALRGADGRIDIRADEIRYRRYTFAKPSLSAVLDNGQLRIDKAGAGLFGGAATVQGSVDARDIPALRLDVTLQDASVDQALSEWADTPFASGKFAMTANLSAAGGSQDAMVRSLSGTVLLEANDGVLRGFDAAQLNSELALLTRYSDFIDLADTALAGGQTKYETLGGTLAIRDGVANVQKFDARLDGSSARVTGSVDLPRWSVDLDLSLKLTGAQHAKTPPVGMRLHGPLDSPQQKNQLTAMGKFVGKQFVKTVIRDVLGDDEPRHDELAPGERRQKTKRVVNRLLDKLDKRRGRERPPYRLERNPRDRDARLYDAPAYRDDAPEYDGPSDDRYAGEDFYPDDPYPDDRGYDDPPDRGYSAGRGDAPAPRDERYYYPDERY, from the coding sequence GTGCTGAAAAAGGTACTGATCGTCATTGCTGTGGTGTGGGGGGTGGTCGCCGCGGGCCTGATCGTCGTGCCGCGCCTGCCTAGCGCCATCGACTATCGGAGCGCGCTGATCGCCCAGATCGAGGCGCGCACCGGCCGGCAGGCCTTCATCGACGGCGACGTGACCATGCACCTGTTCCCGTCGCCCCGGATCACCGCGGACGAGGTGCGCGTCGCCAACATCGATGGCGCGCCCTCGGCGGACGTGATCCGGGTGCGCCGCGCGGTGTTCAAGGTGGACCGGGGATCGCTGCTGTCGCGCAAGCTGCGGGTGACCGGCATCGAACTCAATCAGCCGAAAATCTATCTCGACGTTCTCGCCGACGGCCGCCGGAGCTGGCAGTTCACACCGGTGAAGAAGCCGGGCAAGAACCGCAAGGTCCTGTTCGATGCGTTCACGGCGAAGGAAGCGACTATCCTCTACCGCAAGGGCGACGCGCAGATGATGTTCAACGGCGACCTGTCCTATGACGGCACCGGCGACCGGCCGGTGCTCGGCGCCAGCCTCGTTGCGGGCAAGATCGACCTCGATCCGTTTCTCGGCCCCCGCGACAGCGGTCCCGAGAAGGCGCGGCAGGGCGGCAAGCGATGGTCCCAGGCGCCGATCGACATCAGCGCCCTGCGCGGCGCCGATGGCCGGATCGACATCCGGGCCGACGAAATCCGCTACCGCCGCTATACCTTCGCCAAGCCGTCCCTGAGCGCCGTGCTGGACAATGGCCAGCTGCGGATCGACAAGGCCGGCGCCGGTCTGTTTGGCGGCGCGGCGACGGTGCAGGGTTCCGTCGACGCGCGCGATATCCCGGCGCTGAGGCTCGATGTCACGCTGCAGGACGCGTCGGTGGACCAGGCGCTCAGCGAGTGGGCCGATACGCCCTTCGCCAGCGGGAAATTTGCGATGACGGCCAATTTGTCCGCCGCGGGCGGCAGCCAGGACGCCATGGTGCGCAGCCTGTCGGGGACGGTGCTGCTCGAGGCGAACGATGGCGTGCTGCGCGGTTTTGACGCGGCGCAGCTCAACAGCGAACTGGCACTGCTCACCCGGTACAGCGACTTCATCGACCTGGCCGACACGGCGCTGGCCGGCGGGCAGACGAAATACGAGACGCTTGGCGGCACTCTGGCGATTCGCGACGGCGTTGCCAATGTGCAGAAATTCGACGCCCGGCTTGATGGCTCCAGCGCCAGGGTGACAGGCAGTGTCGATTTGCCGCGCTGGTCGGTCGATCTCGATCTTTCGCTGAAGCTGACCGGCGCGCAGCATGCGAAGACACCGCCTGTCGGCATGCGATTGCACGGGCCGCTCGATTCGCCGCAGCAGAAGAACCAGCTCACCGCCATGGGCAAGTTCGTCGGCAAGCAGTTCGTGAAGACGGTGATCCGCGACGTTCTGGGAGACGACGAGCCTCGCCACGACGAACTCGCCCCCGGAGAACGGCGCCAGAAGACCAAGCGGGTGGTGAACCGGCTGCTCGACAAGCTGGACAAGCGCCGGGGCCGCGAACGGCCGCCCTACAGGCTGGAGCGCAATCCGCGAGATCGCGATGCCCGGCTATATGACGCGCCCGCCTACCGCGACGATGCGCCTGAATATGACGGCCCGTCGGACGACCGGTATGCCGGTGAGGACTTCTATCCCGACGACCCCTATCCGGATGACCGAGGCTATGATGATCCGCCCGATCGGGGCTATTCCGCCGGTCGCGGCGATGCGCCCGCGCCGCGCGACGAGCGCTACTATTATCCAGATGAACGCTACTGA
- a CDS encoding ribbon-helix-helix domain-containing protein: MSGPVKRSITIAGHRTSVSLEPVFWTLLTEAAEAEGKSIGGLVTSIDEGRAANLSSAIRTWLVERLRSQVARAA; this comes from the coding sequence TTGAGCGGACCAGTCAAACGTTCCATCACCATCGCGGGGCATCGGACCAGCGTGTCGCTGGAGCCCGTCTTCTGGACGCTTCTGACCGAGGCGGCCGAAGCGGAAGGGAAGAGCATCGGCGGCCTCGTGACGTCGATCGACGAGGGACGCGCAGCCAACCTGTCGAGCGCAATCCGGACCTGGCTGGTCGAGCGGCTTCGCTCGCAGGTCGCCCGGGCAGCGTGA
- the fumC gene encoding class II fumarate hydratase — protein sequence MTVTRIEKDSFGDIAVPADRYWGAQTQRSLENFPIGGERMPAGIVHALGLIKQAAAMVNRRHGLDPTLAEAIAAAAAEVSSGALDDHFPLVVWQTGSGTQSNMNANEVIANRASEMLGGERGMERLVHPNDHVNKSQSSNDTFPTAMHVAASRALHDRLIPVLEQLEAALDAKSRGWADIVKIGRTHTQDATPLALGQEFSGYRHQIGTALTRIRHCLPELYELAQGGTAVGTGLNAPPGFDEEIVAQIAALSALPFRVSPNKFAGIAAHDVFVGLSGMLTALAAALTKIGNDIRLLGSGPRAGLGELSLPENEPGSSIMPGKVNPTQVEALTMVCAQVIGNGTAVTVADAQGHFELNAFKPVIAYNILQSIDLLADSCDSFRIRCLDGIEPNRARIAELVDKSLMLVTALAPEIGYDKAAEIAKYAHKNGLTLKQAALDMRYVDEPTFDRIVRAERMLGPSEDDF from the coding sequence GTGACCGTCACCCGCATCGAAAAGGACAGCTTCGGCGACATTGCCGTGCCGGCCGACCGCTATTGGGGCGCCCAGACCCAGCGGTCGCTGGAGAATTTCCCCATCGGCGGCGAGCGGATGCCGGCTGGCATCGTCCATGCGCTGGGGCTGATCAAGCAAGCCGCCGCCATGGTCAATCGCCGCCACGGCCTCGACCCGACGCTGGCCGAGGCCATCGCTGCCGCGGCTGCCGAGGTTTCGAGCGGCGCGCTTGATGACCACTTTCCGCTGGTGGTGTGGCAGACCGGCTCGGGCACCCAGTCCAACATGAACGCCAACGAGGTGATCGCCAACCGGGCCAGCGAGATGCTGGGCGGCGAGCGCGGCATGGAACGGCTGGTGCACCCCAACGATCACGTCAACAAGTCGCAATCGTCCAACGACACCTTCCCTACCGCCATGCACGTGGCCGCCTCGCGGGCGCTGCATGACCGGCTGATCCCGGTGCTGGAGCAGCTGGAAGCGGCATTGGATGCCAAGAGCCGGGGCTGGGCCGACATCGTCAAGATCGGCCGCACCCACACCCAGGACGCCACGCCGCTTGCCCTTGGCCAGGAATTCTCGGGCTATCGGCACCAGATCGGCACGGCGCTGACGCGTATCAGGCATTGCCTGCCCGAGTTGTACGAACTGGCCCAGGGCGGCACCGCCGTGGGCACCGGCCTCAATGCGCCGCCAGGTTTCGACGAGGAGATCGTCGCGCAGATCGCCGCGCTGTCGGCACTGCCGTTCCGCGTCTCGCCCAACAAGTTCGCCGGCATCGCCGCCCATGACGTGTTCGTGGGCCTGTCGGGCATGCTGACGGCGCTGGCGGCGGCGCTGACCAAGATCGGCAACGATATCAGGCTGCTCGGCTCCGGCCCGCGTGCGGGCCTGGGCGAATTGTCGCTACCGGAGAACGAGCCCGGCTCGTCGATCATGCCCGGCAAGGTCAATCCCACCCAGGTGGAGGCGCTGACCATGGTCTGCGCCCAGGTGATCGGCAACGGCACGGCCGTGACCGTGGCCGACGCTCAGGGACATTTCGAGCTCAACGCGTTCAAGCCGGTGATCGCCTACAACATATTGCAGTCGATCGATCTTCTCGCCGATTCCTGCGACAGCTTCCGTATCCGCTGCCTCGACGGAATCGAGCCGAACCGGGCGCGAATCGCCGAACTTGTCGACAAGTCGCTGATGCTGGTGACGGCCCTCGCCCCCGAAATCGGCTACGACAAGGCTGCGGAAATCGCCAAATACGCACACAAGAATGGTCTGACCTTGAAACAAGCAGCCCTCGACATGCGTTATGTCGACGAACCGACGTTCGACCGCATCGTGCGCGCCGAGCGGATGCTTGGACCATCGGAGGACGACTTTTGA
- a CDS encoding fumarate hydratase has translation MNAFQFQDMFPLGEDTTPYKRLTTDFVGREKVGGQSVLTVDGDGLALLARDAMRDIAHLLRPGHLAQLRMILDDPEASDNDRFVALELLKNANVAAGMVLPSCQDTGTAIVVGKKGQYVWTSENDEAALSRGVLDTYTNTNLRYSQMAPLKMFEEVNTKNNLPAQIDIYATPGDAYKFLFMAKGGGSANKTFLYQGTPTLLREDKLLPFIDEKIRTLGTSACPPYHLAVVIGGLSAEMTLKTVKLASARDLDNLPTEGGPSGHAFRDIEMEAKIHALTAKTGIGAQFGGKYFCHDVRVIRLPRHGASVPIGIGVSCSADRQAKGKITDGGIYLEQLETEPAHYLPEPGETDLHSDVVQVDLNQPMEEILRTLNRFPVKTRLSLTGSIVVARDLAHAAILKKIEAGEPMPQYMKDHIVYYAGPAKTPDGYASGSFGPTTAGRMDSYVQTFQALGGSMVMLAKGNRSKQVTSSCAQHGGFYLGSIGGPAAILAQNNIRKVEVLDFEDFGMEAVWKIDVENFPAFIVVDNKGNDFFANI, from the coding sequence ATGAACGCTTTCCAATTCCAGGACATGTTTCCGCTGGGCGAAGACACCACGCCCTACAAGAGACTGACCACCGATTTCGTGGGACGTGAGAAGGTCGGGGGGCAATCGGTCCTGACCGTGGACGGCGACGGCCTGGCCCTGCTGGCGCGCGATGCCATGCGCGACATCGCCCACCTGCTGCGTCCGGGCCACCTGGCCCAGCTGCGGATGATCCTCGACGACCCGGAGGCATCGGACAACGACCGGTTCGTGGCGCTGGAGCTGCTGAAGAACGCCAATGTGGCCGCCGGCATGGTATTGCCGAGCTGCCAGGACACCGGCACCGCCATCGTCGTCGGCAAGAAGGGCCAGTATGTCTGGACCAGCGAGAACGACGAGGCAGCGCTGTCGCGCGGCGTGCTCGACACCTACACCAACACCAATCTGCGCTATTCGCAGATGGCGCCGCTGAAGATGTTCGAGGAGGTCAACACCAAGAACAACCTGCCGGCGCAGATCGACATCTATGCCACGCCAGGCGACGCCTACAAGTTCCTGTTCATGGCCAAGGGCGGCGGCTCGGCCAACAAGACCTTCCTCTACCAGGGCACGCCCACCTTGCTGCGCGAGGACAAGCTGCTGCCGTTCATCGACGAGAAGATCCGGACGCTGGGCACGTCCGCCTGCCCGCCCTATCACCTTGCCGTGGTCATCGGCGGCCTGTCGGCGGAAATGACGCTGAAGACGGTGAAGCTGGCGTCGGCCCGCGACCTGGACAATCTGCCAACCGAGGGCGGCCCGTCCGGCCACGCGTTCCGCGACATCGAGATGGAAGCCAAGATCCACGCGCTGACCGCCAAGACCGGCATCGGCGCCCAGTTCGGCGGCAAGTATTTCTGCCACGATGTCCGCGTGATCCGCCTGCCCCGCCACGGCGCCTCCGTGCCGATCGGCATCGGCGTCTCCTGCTCGGCCGACCGGCAGGCCAAGGGCAAGATCACCGACGGCGGCATCTATCTGGAGCAGCTCGAGACCGAGCCCGCCCATTATCTGCCCGAGCCCGGCGAGACCGATCTGCACAGCGATGTGGTGCAGGTCGATCTCAACCAGCCCATGGAAGAAATCCTGCGGACCCTCAACCGGTTTCCGGTCAAGACCCGCCTGTCGCTGACCGGCTCCATCGTGGTCGCCCGCGACCTGGCCCACGCCGCGATCCTGAAGAAGATCGAGGCCGGCGAGCCCATGCCGCAATACATGAAGGATCACATCGTCTACTACGCCGGTCCGGCCAAGACACCCGATGGCTATGCCAGCGGCTCGTTCGGGCCGACCACGGCTGGCCGCATGGACAGCTATGTCCAGACCTTCCAGGCGCTGGGCGGCAGCATGGTCATGCTGGCCAAGGGCAACCGCAGCAAACAGGTAACCTCCAGTTGCGCCCAGCACGGCGGATTTTACCTGGGCTCGATCGGCGGCCCCGCGGCCATCCTGGCGCAGAACAACATCCGCAAGGTCGAGGTGCTGGACTTCGAGGACTTCGGCATGGAGGCTGTATGGAAGATCGACGTGGAGAACTTCCCGGCGTTCATCGTCGTTGACAACAAGGGTAACGATTTTTTCGCTAATATCTGA